A region of Maribacter algicola DNA encodes the following proteins:
- a CDS encoding DUF1456 family protein, with the protein MTNNDVLKKLRVALKLRDDEIVEILALVDFKITKSELGAFFRKEDHPNYMECGDQILRNFLNGLVIHLRGTRENPKNPGEVLLGKEPTKKFDQSKSFKKKQLKNLDPNLSHGKYKNKKKS; encoded by the coding sequence ATGACCAATAACGATGTACTTAAAAAATTAAGGGTTGCCCTTAAGCTTCGGGATGATGAAATAGTGGAAATACTTGCTCTGGTAGACTTTAAAATTACAAAAAGTGAGTTGGGCGCATTTTTTAGGAAGGAGGACCATCCTAACTATATGGAATGTGGCGACCAGATTTTACGGAATTTTCTCAATGGACTGGTAATACACCTTAGGGGAACCAGGGAGAATCCTAAAAACCCAGGAGAAGTCCTTTTGGGAAAGGAGCCCACCAAGAAATTCGACCAATCCAAGAGTTTTAAAAAAAAGCAGTTGAAAAACTTGGATCCCAACTTAAGCCACGGAAAATACAAGAACAAAAAAAAATCCTGA
- the sucC gene encoding ADP-forming succinate--CoA ligase subunit beta, translated as MNLHEYQGKEILSSFGVRIQRGIVAHSAKEAVDAAKQLTAETGTGWHVIKAQVHAGGRGKGGGVKLAKNLKEVEELAGQIIGMNLVTPQTSAEGKKVHQVLVAEDVYYPGDSETSEFYMSVLLNRSTGRNMIMYSTEGGMDIEEVAEKTPHLIFTEEIDPATGLLGFQARKIAFNLGLSGTAFKEMTKFVSALYKAYVQSDSSMFEINPVLKTSDDKIMAVDAKVSIDDNALYRRKQYAEMRDLREENPIEVEARAVGLNYVDLDGNVGCMVNGAGLAMATMDLIKMAGGEPANFLDVGGTADAKRVEEAFRIILKDPNVKAILINIFGGIVRCDRVAQGVVDAYKNMGDSIKVPIIVRLQGTNAELAKEIIDNSGLAVHSAVQFKEAADKVEEVLR; from the coding sequence ATGAACCTTCACGAATATCAAGGAAAAGAGATATTATCAAGCTTTGGCGTACGAATTCAACGAGGCATCGTGGCGCACAGTGCAAAGGAAGCAGTAGATGCTGCCAAACAATTGACAGCAGAAACAGGTACCGGATGGCATGTAATCAAAGCCCAGGTTCACGCCGGAGGTCGTGGTAAGGGTGGCGGTGTAAAATTGGCTAAAAACTTAAAAGAAGTAGAAGAGTTGGCAGGCCAAATCATAGGTATGAACTTAGTGACTCCACAAACTTCCGCGGAAGGTAAAAAGGTACATCAAGTATTGGTAGCCGAAGATGTTTACTATCCTGGCGACAGTGAAACCAGCGAATTTTATATGTCGGTACTTTTGAACAGAAGTACTGGAAGAAATATGATAATGTATTCTACCGAAGGTGGTATGGATATAGAGGAAGTGGCGGAAAAAACTCCCCATTTAATCTTCACGGAAGAAATAGATCCTGCAACGGGACTACTTGGTTTCCAAGCGAGAAAGATAGCTTTTAACTTGGGACTATCTGGAACTGCCTTTAAGGAAATGACCAAATTTGTATCGGCATTATACAAGGCATACGTACAGAGCGATTCCAGTATGTTCGAAATCAACCCTGTGTTAAAGACTTCTGATGATAAGATTATGGCCGTTGACGCCAAGGTTTCCATAGATGATAATGCGCTATACCGCAGGAAGCAATATGCGGAAATGAGGGATTTGCGTGAGGAAAACCCTATTGAAGTGGAAGCTAGGGCCGTGGGTCTTAACTATGTGGATTTGGATGGAAACGTTGGATGCATGGTAAACGGTGCTGGTTTGGCAATGGCTACCATGGATTTGATCAAGATGGCAGGTGGCGAGCCTGCAAACTTTTTGGATGTTGGAGGTACGGCCGATGCAAAAAGGGTGGAAGAAGCTTTTAGGATTATATTAAAAGACCCGAACGTGAAAGCCATTCTAATAAATATTTTTGGCGGAATCGTTCGATGCGATAGGGTTGCCCAAGGTGTCGTAGATGCTTATAAAAATATGGGCGATAGTATAAAAGTACCAATAATTGTGCGTTTACAAGGAACCAATGCGGAGTTGGCCAAGGAGATTATTGACAATTCCGGTTTGGCCGTTCACTCCGCCGTACAGTTCAAGGAAGCTGCCGATAAGGTAGAGGAAGTGTTGAGATAA
- a CDS encoding LON peptidase substrate-binding domain-containing protein, which produces MKLPLFPLKSVFFPGETVPLHIFEPRYKQLIQDCRDEAITFGIPVFLNNRLEYGTEVQLVEVVNTYEGGEMDVVCVARQVFKVISFEPQMVDKLYPGGDVQLLEYDYICPASYKAEVVKKIQQLYAIMEIPNTPIDLAKYNSFVLAHKIGLSYEQEYELLRIAKEQDRLELIYNHLVTTINVLSQVERTRKIIELNGHFKNFDPLDFKNIET; this is translated from the coding sequence ATGAAGCTACCTCTTTTTCCTTTAAAATCTGTTTTCTTTCCAGGCGAAACCGTGCCCTTGCATATTTTTGAGCCCAGGTACAAACAACTGATTCAGGATTGTAGGGACGAGGCAATTACCTTCGGTATTCCGGTTTTTCTCAATAACCGATTGGAATATGGGACAGAGGTACAACTGGTAGAAGTGGTCAACACTTATGAAGGTGGGGAGATGGATGTTGTGTGTGTTGCCAGACAGGTTTTCAAGGTGATATCTTTTGAACCCCAAATGGTGGACAAGTTGTATCCGGGAGGGGATGTCCAATTGTTGGAATATGATTACATCTGTCCCGCCAGTTATAAGGCCGAGGTGGTGAAGAAAATACAGCAACTTTATGCTATTATGGAAATTCCGAACACCCCAATCGATTTGGCGAAGTATAATAGTTTTGTGTTGGCCCATAAAATAGGTCTGTCCTACGAACAGGAATATGAACTTTTAAGAATTGCCAAGGAGCAGGATCGTCTGGAATTAATTTATAACCATCTGGTGACCACGATCAATGTACTTTCGCAAGTGGAAAGAACCAGAAAAATTATTGAACTGAACGGCCATTTTAAAAATTTCGATCCGCTCGATTTTAAGAATATCGAAACTTAA
- the lysA gene encoding diaminopimelate decarboxylase, which translates to MNNADLLKIAKTYGDPVYVYDSEKIISQFNRLTKAFGTVKNLKLNYAAKALSNITILKLMNSLGSGLDTVSIQEVQLGLLAGFKPESIIFTPNGVSLEEIEEAAKLGVRINIDNLSILEQFGSKHPDIPVCIRINPHVMAGGNSKISVGHIDSKFGISIHQIPHLLRIVELTKMNINGIHMHTGSDILDIDVFLYASEILFETAKNFKDLDFIDFGSGFKVPYKQGDIETNVEELGKKLGSRFNAFCKEYGKELTLAFEPGKFLVSEAGYFLAKVNVVKQTTSTVFASVDTGFNHLIRPMLYGATHSIENISNPEGRERYYSVVGYICETDTFASNRRINEISEGDILCFKNAGAYCFTMASNYNSRFRPPEVLWHKGQAILIRERETFDDLIKNQVDVKDLFQVKQPEKVK; encoded by the coding sequence ATGAACAATGCGGATTTACTTAAAATCGCCAAAACGTACGGAGATCCCGTTTATGTCTATGACTCCGAAAAAATAATTTCCCAGTTCAATCGTCTTACCAAGGCATTCGGTACGGTAAAGAATTTAAAATTGAATTACGCCGCAAAGGCACTATCCAATATCACGATTTTAAAATTGATGAACAGTTTGGGAAGTGGTTTGGATACCGTTTCCATACAGGAAGTACAACTCGGTCTCTTAGCAGGTTTCAAACCAGAATCCATCATTTTCACGCCAAATGGCGTTTCTTTGGAAGAAATTGAGGAGGCTGCCAAATTGGGCGTTCGGATCAATATAGACAATCTATCCATTCTGGAGCAATTTGGTAGCAAGCATCCGGACATTCCGGTATGTATCCGGATAAATCCGCACGTAATGGCTGGAGGAAACTCGAAAATATCCGTAGGTCATATCGATTCTAAATTCGGTATAAGCATTCATCAAATACCTCATTTATTGCGAATTGTAGAGCTTACAAAAATGAACATCAACGGGATCCATATGCACACCGGAAGCGATATTTTGGACATTGATGTATTCCTGTACGCCTCAGAAATTCTCTTTGAAACGGCTAAAAACTTCAAAGATTTGGACTTTATTGATTTTGGAAGTGGTTTTAAGGTACCCTATAAGCAAGGCGATATTGAGACCAATGTTGAGGAGCTGGGCAAAAAGTTGGGCTCTAGATTCAATGCATTTTGTAAGGAATATGGCAAGGAATTGACCTTGGCCTTTGAGCCCGGAAAATTCTTGGTCAGTGAGGCCGGATACTTTCTGGCCAAAGTAAACGTGGTAAAACAAACCACTTCTACTGTTTTTGCGAGCGTGGATACTGGCTTCAATCACTTGATTAGGCCAATGCTCTATGGGGCCACCCATTCCATTGAAAACATTTCCAATCCAGAAGGAAGGGAGCGTTATTATTCAGTAGTCGGTTATATATGTGAAACCGATACTTTTGCCAGTAACCGACGAATCAATGAGATTTCGGAAGGGGATATTTTGTGTTTCAAGAATGCGGGGGCCTATTGCTTTACTATGGCAAGCAATTACAATTCAAGATTTAGGCCACCCGAGGTTTTATGGCACAAAGGTCAGGCGATTTTGATACGGGAACGGGAAACATTTGACGATCTGATTAAAAATCAGGTAGATGTAAAAGACCTATTTCAAGTAAAGCAACCTGAGAAGGTGAAATAA
- a CDS encoding thioredoxin family protein, producing MNSSVSVQIKNLFLVAFLFFSVGLQAQEVKWLSWNEAAELAATDKNPKKVFVDVYTDWCGWCKKMDKDTFQNPEVAAYMTENFYMIKLDGEGADPIEFKGKTYKFVPSGRKGYHELAAALMQGRLSYPTTIFLDEDFNVLSPVPGYQKPEPFLNIAKYFGENIYKEKDWKTYAEAGK from the coding sequence ATGAACTCTAGCGTTTCTGTACAGATCAAAAATCTCTTTCTAGTTGCCTTTTTATTTTTTTCTGTTGGATTGCAGGCCCAAGAAGTGAAATGGCTTTCCTGGAACGAAGCAGCAGAACTGGCCGCCACGGATAAAAATCCAAAAAAAGTATTTGTTGATGTCTATACCGACTGGTGTGGGTGGTGCAAAAAAATGGATAAGGATACCTTTCAAAATCCGGAGGTAGCTGCCTACATGACAGAAAATTTCTACATGATAAAACTTGATGGGGAAGGCGCCGATCCCATCGAATTCAAGGGAAAAACCTATAAGTTTGTACCATCTGGCAGAAAAGGCTACCATGAGCTTGCAGCTGCCTTGATGCAGGGCAGATTAAGTTATCCTACGACCATATTCCTCGACGAAGACTTTAACGTGCTTTCACCAGTGCCCGGCTACCAAAAACCGGAACCTTTTTTGAACATCGCCAAATACTTTGGTGAGAACATCTACAAAGAGAAGGATTGGAAAACCTACGCTGAAGCGGGAAAATAA
- a CDS encoding DUF819 family protein: protein MASFIENPVYVLTVLSLMVLLSLAAAKTKWGKPLGAALLVIVFTAVLSNLRLIPSASNSIPLYDAIFKYLAPISIFYLLLGANLKSIQKAGLPMIVLFLLGSLATVIGILVSWYLISPQNILGDDAKILAGMLTGTYTGGSVNFNAVALTYEFQDRGILYAGAIAVDNVVTAVWVVITIAIPVFLRRFITDWKITSSISNVIKSEKDALSLNTLSWYVFIGLIAYLVAELVTQVVPSIPSIITLSTLGILLAQTGFISKLKGGHTLGLYLVYLFLAVIGAYCEISSVLELGEIGISLFLFTMVAVFIHGIVIVVLGGLTFRDWDMIAIASQANVGGGTSAIALAETFDRSELILPAILVGTLGNALGTYLGFMVTALL from the coding sequence ATGGCAAGTTTTATCGAAAATCCGGTGTATGTTTTAACGGTATTAAGTCTCATGGTGTTGCTATCCCTAGCTGCTGCCAAAACAAAATGGGGTAAACCATTGGGAGCGGCATTATTGGTCATTGTTTTCACGGCCGTTCTTTCCAATCTAAGGTTGATTCCGTCAGCCTCGAATTCCATTCCCTTGTACGATGCTATATTTAAATACTTAGCACCTATTTCAATATTTTACTTATTGCTGGGGGCCAACTTAAAATCGATTCAGAAAGCCGGACTACCCATGATCGTGTTATTTCTGTTAGGTTCTTTGGCTACGGTAATAGGTATTTTGGTTTCTTGGTATTTAATTTCACCTCAAAATATACTTGGTGACGACGCAAAGATTCTGGCGGGAATGCTAACCGGAACCTATACTGGGGGCAGTGTTAATTTTAACGCTGTGGCCCTGACCTACGAATTTCAGGACCGGGGAATTCTTTATGCAGGAGCCATTGCCGTGGATAATGTTGTCACGGCGGTTTGGGTGGTCATTACAATTGCGATTCCCGTGTTCTTAAGGCGTTTTATTACGGATTGGAAAATAACCAGTTCTATTTCGAATGTGATTAAAAGCGAAAAGGATGCACTAAGCCTAAACACGTTAAGCTGGTACGTTTTTATTGGATTGATCGCCTATTTAGTTGCTGAACTTGTAACACAAGTCGTTCCTTCGATTCCTTCCATCATAACCCTATCTACGCTTGGAATCCTATTAGCTCAGACGGGTTTCATTTCCAAACTTAAAGGAGGCCATACATTGGGTTTGTACCTGGTTTACCTTTTTCTGGCAGTGATAGGTGCCTATTGTGAAATTAGTTCTGTACTGGAACTTGGAGAAATTGGGATTTCCTTGTTTTTGTTCACCATGGTAGCAGTATTCATACATGGAATTGTCATTGTGGTTCTTGGAGGCCTCACTTTTAGGGATTGGGACATGATTGCTATTGCGAGTCAAGCCAATGTGGGCGGAGGAACCTCGGCCATAGCACTTGCGGAAACGTTTGATCGCAGCGAATTGATTTTACCCGCAATCTTGGTGGGTACTTTAGGAAATGCTTTGGGAACCTATTTGGGATTTATGGTCACCGCATTGCTGTAG
- a CDS encoding M1 family metallopeptidase, producing the protein MKKFVSFLLLSLLSIACTLTQRTERHIAISDGVSLSLAEYRKEHISNITYKLNFEIPMELEKPIRSKLMLNFFLNSLENPVFIDFKEETNHLKKIVVNGSQIEINHTNEHIIIANSDLVKGKNTLEIDFLAGELSLNRNEEYLYTLLVPDRARTLFPCFDQPNLKATYTLTITAPETWKVLCAAPELNRTTSDGRKVHEFEKSDKMSTYLFSFVAGKFESKEMAIANIPMKMLYRETDEEKIKYSIDSIFQLHHSSKEFLEDYTDFTFPFKKLDFATIPGFQYGGMEHVGAIQYKESSLFLDGSATENRKLGRAKLIAHETSHMWFGDLVTMDWFNDVWMKEVFANFMADKIVNPEFPSINHELAFMVGHYPSAYGEDRTKGTNPIRQELKNLNNAGSLYGSIIYNKAPIMMRQLEAVLGKETFKEGIQEYIKTYQNSNANWNDLVKILDDRTDIDLLSWSDVWVNSSGRPIFKDSVTYTEDGKISSLELRQMAEDRSDQIWPQIFEISLVYPDTVRRIPLEFTGDELEITEALGLPKPLAILYNSDGMGYGVFPIHPEAFETIAIIGDEVARGSFYINAYENALNGTIKPLELLRFYENRLYLEENELLSNLLSGYLRNLFWKYLTEEERRLEQSKITDNLWSQLQKDQSPNKKKTLFSTFESVAYTGTSIQQLYDIWSKKVVLSNLRLNKDDFTEMALDLALYQHPKSEVILQTAKNALDNPDKLERFNFLLPSVSKDASVKSNFMESLKLEKNRSKEAWSASALSNINHPLHATFALQHLKSSLDLLDEIQKTGDIFFPKRWLSSTIGNHTSNEAYEIMQDYLKDNPELNPSLKNKLWQAADDLRRVQLLNKRITQ; encoded by the coding sequence ATGAAAAAATTTGTTTCCTTCTTGCTACTAAGCCTCCTAAGTATTGCCTGTACTCTAACCCAAAGGACAGAAAGACACATTGCAATATCTGACGGGGTATCATTGTCCCTGGCAGAATACCGGAAAGAGCACATTTCAAATATCACGTACAAATTGAATTTTGAAATTCCAATGGAGTTAGAAAAACCAATCCGCTCCAAACTAATGCTAAACTTTTTTCTTAATTCCTTGGAAAATCCTGTGTTTATCGATTTCAAAGAAGAAACGAATCATTTAAAGAAGATTGTTGTGAATGGGTCCCAAATTGAAATCAATCACACAAATGAACATATTATAATCGCAAATAGTGATTTGGTGAAAGGCAAAAATACTTTGGAAATCGATTTTTTGGCCGGTGAACTTTCGCTAAATCGAAATGAAGAATACTTATATACATTATTGGTTCCGGACCGTGCAAGAACCCTTTTTCCTTGTTTTGACCAACCCAATTTAAAAGCTACCTATACGCTGACAATTACAGCCCCTGAAACTTGGAAGGTGCTTTGCGCCGCTCCGGAACTCAATCGAACCACTTCTGACGGACGAAAGGTGCATGAATTTGAAAAATCGGACAAAATGAGCACCTATCTTTTTTCCTTCGTGGCGGGAAAGTTCGAGTCCAAAGAAATGGCAATAGCCAATATTCCTATGAAAATGTTATATCGGGAAACCGATGAAGAAAAAATCAAGTACAGTATCGATTCCATTTTCCAATTGCACCACAGTTCCAAAGAGTTTTTGGAAGACTATACCGATTTTACCTTCCCCTTTAAAAAGCTCGATTTTGCAACCATTCCAGGTTTTCAATATGGCGGTATGGAACATGTAGGGGCCATTCAATATAAAGAAAGCTCGCTTTTTTTGGACGGTAGTGCCACGGAAAACAGAAAACTGGGGAGGGCCAAACTGATCGCCCATGAAACTTCCCATATGTGGTTTGGGGATTTGGTTACCATGGATTGGTTCAATGACGTATGGATGAAGGAGGTATTTGCCAATTTTATGGCGGATAAAATAGTAAATCCTGAATTTCCTTCCATAAACCATGAACTCGCTTTCATGGTAGGGCATTATCCTAGCGCATATGGCGAAGATCGCACAAAAGGCACGAATCCTATCAGACAAGAATTGAAAAACCTCAACAATGCGGGTTCACTTTATGGCAGTATCATCTATAATAAAGCGCCCATTATGATGCGACAGTTGGAAGCGGTCTTGGGTAAGGAAACTTTTAAAGAGGGAATACAGGAATACATAAAAACCTATCAAAATTCGAATGCGAATTGGAACGACCTCGTGAAGATTTTGGATGACCGTACGGACATAGACCTTCTTTCTTGGAGCGATGTCTGGGTGAACAGCTCCGGCAGGCCTATTTTCAAGGATAGTGTAACATATACGGAGGACGGCAAGATTTCCTCTTTGGAATTGAGACAAATGGCCGAAGATAGGTCGGACCAAATTTGGCCCCAGATTTTTGAGATTTCCTTGGTCTATCCCGATACGGTTCGAAGAATTCCCTTGGAATTCACCGGAGACGAACTGGAAATCACCGAGGCCCTCGGACTTCCAAAACCACTCGCAATCCTTTATAATTCGGATGGTATGGGTTATGGCGTCTTTCCAATACATCCAGAAGCTTTTGAGACTATAGCGATTATAGGTGATGAAGTCGCTAGAGGTTCCTTTTACATAAACGCATATGAAAATGCTTTAAATGGAACTATAAAACCTTTAGAGCTCCTGCGTTTTTATGAAAACCGATTGTATCTGGAAGAAAATGAATTGTTATCGAATTTGTTATCTGGGTATTTGAGAAACTTGTTCTGGAAATACCTCACGGAAGAAGAACGGCGCTTGGAGCAATCCAAAATCACCGATAATTTGTGGTCTCAACTGCAAAAGGACCAATCCCCGAACAAGAAAAAGACTTTGTTCTCAACCTTTGAGTCGGTGGCTTACACGGGAACTTCCATCCAACAATTGTACGATATTTGGTCCAAAAAAGTAGTTCTGTCCAATTTGCGACTGAACAAGGATGACTTTACCGAAATGGCCTTGGACCTTGCACTCTACCAACATCCTAAATCAGAGGTAATATTGCAAACGGCTAAAAACGCCCTTGACAATCCGGACAAATTGGAACGCTTCAACTTCCTGCTACCTTCCGTTTCCAAGGATGCATCGGTCAAAAGCAACTTTATGGAATCCCTCAAACTTGAAAAGAACCGTTCAAAGGAAGCCTGGTCGGCATCGGCCTTGAGCAACATTAATCATCCCCTGCATGCCACCTTTGCACTTCAGCATCTAAAGAGTAGTTTGGACTTGTTGGACGAAATTCAAAAAACCGGCGATATTTTCTTTCCAAAACGCTGGTTAAGCAGTACCATAGGCAATCATACCTCAAACGAAGCCTACGAAATCATGCAAGATTATTTAAAGGATAATCCGGAACTAAACCCCTCCCTTAAAAACAAGTTATGGCAAGCCGCCGATGACCTTAGGAGGGTTCAACTTCTAAACAAAAGGATAACCCAATAA